A single window of Salvia splendens isolate huo1 chromosome 8, SspV2, whole genome shotgun sequence DNA harbors:
- the LOC121745424 gene encoding U-box domain-containing protein 9-like isoform X1 — protein MQRCIRTYDQPFIQDWIKDGNSFCPVSGQPSHATLIPNYLLDDMIESWNVNPLLELPEYNPNPNDEVNEGDLQSIMKSISSADKLEDQKFNALRLRQLTETNPSIRAEFGESGDNVAMLIDAISRADALSKSQHIWYIDMIEKRYDDLAENEIDDIDTSDKDLKRLHDDLRENLIATITSVSIHSDNIKKSIAETPDAVQLLVNAMHYRGREELRTTAVVAIRTLCSLDSNKILFAKAEKIFKYLTRMFDFRDGLVLKAAFGTILSLWSFLDDTESNSVFTIEPSVKAHVIKGIIKLIEARCFLDDVLEFLARLSIHDDATEKMVMYDATTCLFYVLRKNPSLHTKENCAVILHAICCKKDHRTLIEMRSEEKSRRTLSRLVEGGTPRAIIKVNGILERLKE, from the exons ATGCAACGTTGCATACGT ACATATGATCAGCCCTTCATTCAAGATTGGATTAAAGATGGTAATAGTTTTTGTCCTGTATCTGGTCAACCGTCCCACGCTACATTGATCCCAAATTATTTGCTTGATGATATGATTGAGAGTTGGAATGTAAATCCCTTACTCGAGCTGCCAGAATATAATCCCAATCCCAACGACGAGGTCAATGAGGGCGATCTTCAATCCATAATGAAAAGTATCTCATCGGCGGATAAATTGGAAGACCAGAAGTTCAATGCATTGAGATTGCGTCAGTTAACAGAAACAAATCCTTCAATCCGAGCTGAATTTGGTGAATCTGGTGATAATGTGGCAATGCTAATCGATGCCATCTCTAGAGCCGATGCCCTATCTAAATCCCAACATATCTGGTACATTGATATGATAGAAAAACGGTATGATGACTTAGCAGAGAATGAGATTGATGATATTGATACCTCGGACAAAGATTTGAAAAGATTGCACGATGATTTGAGAGAGAATCTGATTGCCACCATCACGAGTGTATCCATCCACAGTGACAACATCAAGAAGTCCATTGCAGAGACGCCTGACGCTGTTCAACTTCTTGTTAATGCGATGCATTATAGGGGGCGTGAAGAGCTAAGAACAACAGCCGTTGTTGCCATAAGGACATTGTGTAGTCTCGACTCcaacaaaatattatttgctAAAGCTGAGAAGATCTTTAAGTACCTCACACGGATGTTTGACTTTAGAGATGGTTTGGTATTGAAAGCGGCTTTCGGCACGATACTCAGTTTGTGGTCCTTCTTAGATGACACGGAGTCCAACTCCGTGTTTACCATTGAGCCAAGTGTAAAAGCTCATGTGATTAAAGGTATCATAAAACTGATCGAGGCTAGGTGTTTTTTGGATGATGTGCTAGAGTTCCTTGCGAGGCTTTCGATCCACGATGATGCGACAGAGAAGATGGTCATGTATGATGCAACCACCTGCTTGTTCTATGTTTTAAGGAAGAATCCTAGTCTGCACACCAAGGAGAACTGCGCGGTCATCCTACACGCGATCTGCTGCAAAAAGGATCATCGCACACTGATCGAAATGAGATCAGAGGAAAAGTCTCGTCGCACGCTGTCTCGACTCGTTGAGGGAGGCACTCCTAGGGCCATAATAAAAGTTAATGGCATCCTAGAGAGACTGAAGGAATGA
- the LOC121745424 gene encoding U-box domain-containing protein 9-like isoform X2: MIESWNVNPLLELPEYNPNPNDEVNEGDLQSIMKSISSADKLEDQKFNALRLRQLTETNPSIRAEFGESGDNVAMLIDAISRADALSKSQHIWYIDMIEKRYDDLAENEIDDIDTSDKDLKRLHDDLRENLIATITSVSIHSDNIKKSIAETPDAVQLLVNAMHYRGREELRTTAVVAIRTLCSLDSNKILFAKAEKIFKYLTRMFDFRDGLVLKAAFGTILSLWSFLDDTESNSVFTIEPSVKAHVIKGIIKLIEARCFLDDVLEFLARLSIHDDATEKMVMYDATTCLFYVLRKNPSLHTKENCAVILHAICCKKDHRTLIEMRSEEKSRRTLSRLVEGGTPRAIIKVNGILERLKE; this comes from the coding sequence ATGATTGAGAGTTGGAATGTAAATCCCTTACTCGAGCTGCCAGAATATAATCCCAATCCCAACGACGAGGTCAATGAGGGCGATCTTCAATCCATAATGAAAAGTATCTCATCGGCGGATAAATTGGAAGACCAGAAGTTCAATGCATTGAGATTGCGTCAGTTAACAGAAACAAATCCTTCAATCCGAGCTGAATTTGGTGAATCTGGTGATAATGTGGCAATGCTAATCGATGCCATCTCTAGAGCCGATGCCCTATCTAAATCCCAACATATCTGGTACATTGATATGATAGAAAAACGGTATGATGACTTAGCAGAGAATGAGATTGATGATATTGATACCTCGGACAAAGATTTGAAAAGATTGCACGATGATTTGAGAGAGAATCTGATTGCCACCATCACGAGTGTATCCATCCACAGTGACAACATCAAGAAGTCCATTGCAGAGACGCCTGACGCTGTTCAACTTCTTGTTAATGCGATGCATTATAGGGGGCGTGAAGAGCTAAGAACAACAGCCGTTGTTGCCATAAGGACATTGTGTAGTCTCGACTCcaacaaaatattatttgctAAAGCTGAGAAGATCTTTAAGTACCTCACACGGATGTTTGACTTTAGAGATGGTTTGGTATTGAAAGCGGCTTTCGGCACGATACTCAGTTTGTGGTCCTTCTTAGATGACACGGAGTCCAACTCCGTGTTTACCATTGAGCCAAGTGTAAAAGCTCATGTGATTAAAGGTATCATAAAACTGATCGAGGCTAGGTGTTTTTTGGATGATGTGCTAGAGTTCCTTGCGAGGCTTTCGATCCACGATGATGCGACAGAGAAGATGGTCATGTATGATGCAACCACCTGCTTGTTCTATGTTTTAAGGAAGAATCCTAGTCTGCACACCAAGGAGAACTGCGCGGTCATCCTACACGCGATCTGCTGCAAAAAGGATCATCGCACACTGATCGAAATGAGATCAGAGGAAAAGTCTCGTCGCACGCTGTCTCGACTCGTTGAGGGAGGCACTCCTAGGGCCATAATAAAAGTTAATGGCATCCTAGAGAGACTGAAGGAATGA
- the LOC121744389 gene encoding putative low molecular weight protein-tyrosine-phosphatase slr0328, producing the protein MASAPSPATNKPFSVLFVCLGNICRSPAAEGVFTHLVKQRSLHSQFFIDSAGTINYHEGNQADARMIAAAKKRDVEITSILRPIRPSDFTDFDLILAMDRQNKENILAAFEKWKKRETLPADAAKKVQLMCSYCKRHNETEVPDPYYGGQQGFEKVLDILEDACASLLESILGATSLG; encoded by the exons ATGGCTTCGGCGCCATCACCTGCTACTAATAAGCCGTTTTCAGTTCTCTTTGTTTGTCTCGGAAATATCTGCAGAAGCCCTGCGGCTGAAGGCGTCTTCACCCACCTCGTAAAGCAAAGGAGTCTTCACTCCCAATTCTTCATTGATTCTGCTGGAACCATCAATTATCATGAG GGTAATCAAGCAGACGCAAGAATGATAGCAGCTGCGAAAAAGCGTGATGTTGAGATAACTTCGATATTGAGGCCGATAAGGCCCTCCGATTTCACAGATTTTGATCTCATTCTTGCCATGGACAGGCAGAATAAAG agAATATACTTGCGGCATTTGAGAAGTGGAAGAAGAGAGAGACATTACCTGCTGATGCAGCTAAGAAG GTTCAGTTAATGTGTTCCTACTGCAAGCGGCATAATGAAACTGAGGTACCTGACCCGTATTATGGTGGCCAACAAGGATTCGAGAAG GTTCTAGATATACTCGAAGATGCTTGTGCATCGCTCTTGGAAAGTATTCTTGGCGCAACAAGTCTTGGCTAA
- the LOC121744388 gene encoding serine/threonine-protein kinase D6PK-like encodes MSALLGTHEIIELTESYNSESKISGDAGKHHLGKSLKEPSIEDDINKIFEAIEIGSSRRGIGQSERHVRDASHKSAMKWPMRDGPSHASGIGLSEPVSLKQALRGLCISQASEMAAVKKRMSRPSASPGISEVGAVKKLYRAVVTEASEAGRPLDEVKGNLMEISLVHESSSLNVSHKAEVSERNKQSSVLSEDIPPIPTKDGCSLPNSDSVQRLKLPYSSVSIALSKKVEESAEMVPIPSESSETSNGLHKKYAKMDQIRSTDKRFGSSQQNVTAHNIAKKKIVPKRTFTTKNRSHLSEGPKNDSGIETSKLAHQTPDSVLEKRWEELEESFPTCSIDSSATKNYHVPHTFNKTKSVLMKADERSRSREKGEFSQSSKSSIGEYSSTTSYSDESYPSGSSRSGYRPHMSKDLRWEAISSVQKQHGRLGMTHFKLLRKIGGGDIGTVYLSQLIGTSSVFAMKVIDNEYLSSRKKMQRAQTEKEILEILDHPFLPTLYAHFMTNKYLCLVMEYCPGGDLHVLRQKQLTRCFPEKAARFYAAEILLALEYLHMLGVVYRDLKPENILVREDGHIMLSDFDLSLRCAANPMLLKSPSPVAETPKKMSSPCSDTSCIHPFCLQPSWQLSCFTPKFLTAAAKTRKLKSELAAQVIPLPQLVVEPVTARSNSFVGTHEYLAPEVIKGEGHGSAVDWWTFGIFLYELLYGKTPFKGSSNEDTISNVVSQCLQFPQCPMVSSQARDLMRRLLKKEAENRLGSAKGAAEIKQHPFFEGLNWALIRCETPPELPKFFDFGNVISNTVSHSKKSKLPTEFEERGEGIEFEMF; translated from the exons ATGAGTGCGCTGCTTGGTACACATGAGATAATAGAGTTGACAGAAAGCTACAACTCTGAATCTAAGATTAGTGGAGACGCTGGAAAGCATCATTTGGGGAAATCACTAAAGGAGCCTAGTATTGAGGATGACATCAACAAAATCTTTGAAGCAATTGAGATTGGGAGCTCTCGTCGAGGTATTGGTCAATCAGAACGACATGTTAGAGACGCATCACACAAAAGTGCCATGAAGTGGCCAATGCGAGATGGCCCTTCTCATGCTTCCGGTATTGGACTTTCTGAACCAGTGAGTTTGAAACAGGCGTTGAGGGGGTTATGCATCTCTCAAGCATCGGAGATGGCTGCAGTGAAGAAGCGTATGTCAAGGCCATCGGCTTCTCCTGGGATTTCAGAAGTAGGAGCTGTCAAAAAGTTGTACAGGGCTGTAGTCACTGAGGCAAGTGAAGCTGGTCGGCCTCTTGACGAAGTGAAAGGGAATTTGATGGAGATATCTTTAGTACATGAAAGTAGCTCGTTGAATGTATCACACAAGGCTGAAGTTTCTGAGAGAAACAAGCAGTCTTCTGTTCTTTCAGAAGATATCCCTCCTATTCCCACTAAAGATGGATGCAGTCTTCCGAATTCTGATTCTGTGCAGAGGTTGAAATTGCCATATTCATCTGTTAGCATTGCACTTAGCAAGAAAGTCGAAGAGTCGGCTGAAATGGTTCCCATCCCGAGTGAGAGTTCAGAGACATCAAATGGGCTGCACAAGAAGTATGCAAAAATGGATCAAATCAGAAGCACTGACAAACGTTTTGGTTCATCTCAACAAAATGTAACAGCTCACAACATTGCAAAGAAGAAGATTGTGCCAAAAAGGACCTTTACTACGAAGAATCGAAGTCACCTTAGTGAAGGGCCTAAGAATGATAGTGGTATCGAGACTAGCAAACTAGCCCACCAAACACCAGATTCTGTCCTGGAGAAGCGATGGGAAGAATTGGAGGAATCATTCCCAACATGTTCCATAGATTCTAGTGCTACTAAGAATTATCATGTTCCACATACCTTTAACAAAACAAAGAGTGTTTTGATGAAAGCTGATGAAAGGTCGAGATCAAGGGAAAAAGGAGAGTTCTCTCAGAGCTCAAAAAGTAGCATAGGAGAATATAGCAGCACaacaagctatagtgatgagaGCTATCCCAGTGGGTCTAGTCGAAGTGGCTATCGACCTCATATGTCGAAGGACTTGAGATGGGAAGCCATAAGTTCTGTCCAGAAGCAGCACGGTAGATTGGGCATGACACATTTTAAGTTGCTGAGGAAGATTGGCGGTGGAGATATTGGCACGGTATACCTCTCTCAGCTGATTGGCACGAGCAGCGTCTTTGCCATGAAAGTTATAGATAATGAATATTTGAGCAGCAGAAAGAAAATGCAGAGGGCCCAAACTGAAAAAGAGATCCTTGAAATTCTGGATCATCCTTTTCTTCCTACACTTTATGCCCATTTTATGACAAATAAGTATCTGTGTTTAGTCATGGAATACTGTCCTGGGGGTGATCTGCACGTACTTCGCCAAAAGCAGCTCACTAGGTGTTTCCCGGAGAAAGCGGCCAG GTTCTACGCTGCAGAAATACTCCTCGCATTGGAGTACCTTCACATGCTCGGTGTGGTGTACAGAGACTTGAAACCCGAAAACATTTTGGTCCGTGAAGATGGTCACATCATGCTCTCAGACTTCGACTTATCCCTCAGATGTGCTGCAAACCCTATGCTACTCAAGTCTCCTTCTCCTGTTGCGGAGACACCAAAGAAGATGTCCAGTCCCTGCTCGGATACCAGCTGCATACATCCCTTCTGCCTTCAACCATCATGGCAGCTTTCATGTTTCACACCCAAGTTCCTAACTGCTGCAGCCAAAACCCGCAAGCTAAAATCCGAGCTAGCTGCTCAGGTCATCCCACTGCCACAGCTGGTCGTTGAGCCTGTAACTGCACGATCCAATTCCTTTGTGGGGACACATGAGTATCTGGCTCCAGAGGTCATCAAAGGGGAAGGTCATGGGAGTGCAGTGGATTGGTGGACTTTTGGGATCTTCCTGTACGAGCTTTTATACGGTAAGACGCCCTTTAAAGGATCCAGCAACGAGGATACGATATCAAACGTAGTGTCACAGTGCCTCCAGTTTCCACAATGTCCGATGGTTAGCTCTCAAGCTCGAGACTTGATGAGAAGGTTGCTGAAGAAAGAGGCAGAGAACAGACTTGGGTCTGCAAAGGGGGCTGCGGAAATCAAGCAACACCCATTTTTCGAGGGGCTTAACTGGGCGTTGATCAGATGCGAGACGCCACCAGAGCTGCCCAAGTTCTTTGATTTCGGTAATGTTATCTCTAACACTGTTTCTCACAGTAAAAAGAGCAAGCTCCCCACAGAATTTGAGGAGAGGGGTGAGGGGATAGAGTTTGAGATGTTCTAG